The Dreissena polymorpha isolate Duluth1 chromosome 8, UMN_Dpol_1.0, whole genome shotgun sequence genome includes the window TTATCAGACCCTACATTTATGTAAAACTCGAGCCACGATAAGGACCGAACTGTTGGAGCAATATCAAATTATAAATCTCCAGCAACATAATCGTAAAATAGTTTCTTGCTACAATCAGCGAGTCTTGTTTTCTGCGTAAGTTACGAAATGAATAAAAATGTAGTATCGCAGTGTTTCTTACATCATTAACACTTGAACATTTGTTACAAACTTGATTCTTTGTTTATCATGAATGCGTGTAATTTTGTCTTCAAATGTATGAGCAACGGCATTTCTCATAGTTATTTTGCTTATACATATGTCGTTCTACTGTTTATATCGGATATTCTCTTATATAATatagtttgttaattgttttacatACCGTCCATATGCACCATATTTCATACATACAGAATCTTCAACGAGTTTTAATAATTGACTAGCattttataattacaacacaacatGAACTTAAGCTGACATTCTATCGGGGTTagggtcataaaagtcctttttaacataacgtatgaatctattttaagtttcggtttcatctccgtcaaacgggtatatcgttaaagttcgcgcaaaaaatataacgtcatttcgttATTGCCCAAGTAAAAAACGtcattaagtttcgcgcaaaacataacgtcattttggcaacttgtttatgaccagaaagtagcgccatgaatattcatgtttaaatttgcatacgaagtgttttcatcggaaaatgaaaaaccggtcacgtgaacaaaatattcaatcagaatgcagcattcatatgcaTGTGTCAGAAGTTGTAATCATTCTATTATACTCTTAATTGTTCATAACACGAGTTCATGAATTTTGAAGCTAAAATTTTCTTAAGTTATTATCGCAGGGTTTAAAGGCAAAAAACTAATATTTTTAAGAAACCATGATGAAATATAAACTTGGTTTACTGATATTATGTGATTTGACGTTGACGACATCGTTTGGCAAAATAATTTCATACGTTTGGTAAGTCACAATTTCATACGTTTGGTAAGCCAAAGAGAAATCGTAGCACATGAAAACTTTCAACAAAGTATATTGAACATGTTTAAGATAAGACTATTTGAGACGGTTGTATTAAACGGTAAACAATATGAGACCATATATGAGAAACGTGGATATAATATCAAACTATAATTGCCTGATATTGCACGCAGTATAAAGTCATAAAATATCATGAAAACTACATACAGCGACGAAAATCAACAATCAAATATGTCCATTGTAACAACAGTTTGATTTGATTTCACAGGGAAATCAAAATACCAAGCACTGTGCATAGCAATTAACAACAAAACGTCGTATTCattgttatatttgtatgttcaCGGGTGTTCTAAATTACAATAGCAAAAATTAAGTCCATGTGCAGGGTCTGGTTCAAAAGGTACAGTTGTAAAGCCCAAGCATTAGCGCAAATCACGAGCGCCCCAGTTTTGGCGTACTTTGATCCTGAAAAAGTAGTCGTGCTGCAAGTGGACTCATCGCAACACGGACTGGGTGCATGTCTTCTGCAGGATGAACATTCCGTGGAATTCGCCTCGCGTGCTCTAACTACCGCTGAGAGTAAATGTGCGCAAATCGAAAAAGAAGCGCTAGCAATTCTATATGGACTGACGCGATTTTACCAATACACCTTTGGAATCAAAGTAGTAGTGCAGAACGATAATAAACCATTAGAGACTATTTTGAAAAAGTCTTTGGGACAAGCGCAAAAACGACTTCAAGATATAATTATGCAACTCCTGAGGTATGACATCGAGTTCCAGTTTGTGAAAGGCTCAGATCTCGTGATCGCGGACGCTCTGAGTCGTGCATACCCAGAATCAAAGGAAAATGAAACTGCAGATCGGTTGGACATTCGAAATGTCAAAAATGATGCATTCGACCAGTTTCCAGATGCAAGAATTCTGGAAATCAGAAGTGCAACAGAAGAAGATTCGTCAATGCAAGAGCTTCAGCACTTGATAATTACTGGATGGACGAACAAAAGTGACATTAGTGCTGAACTCGGACAATATAACCCTCTCAGAGATACTCTCAGTGTGCAAGATGGAGTGATCTTCAAAGGTGAAGCAATAGGTATTCCAAAAGCCTGAGAAAAGAAATGCTGCAAAGACTGCACAAAGCACATCTTGGTTATGATAGTATGGACAGAAGAGACCGCAAAACGATATTCTGTCCGGGTATGAGAGCAGAACTGAAAGAGTTCACGAAAAACTGTGTACAGTGTGAAGACAGAAAACCTCCCCCTCAACAGGAAAAGTTGAAAAAACATAGTGATGGACTACGACCTTGGGACAAGGTCGGATCGGACTTGTTCCAAATACAGAACAGATTATATCTCTTCGTCGTAGACTTCCACTCAAGCTTCATCGAAGTGGATCTTCTGACAGCGGCAACCAGTCAGCAAGTGATTGACAAAATGAAGAAACACTTTGCTAGATTCGGAATTCCCAGAGAACCGATAACCGACGGTGGACCCCAGTATATGTCCACAGAATTCCGTAACTTTACACAGAAGTGGGGTATGAAGCATCACATAACGTCGCCCAACCACACAGCATCAAACGGTTAAGCCGAGAGTGCAAGCCATGAAGACGCTAATCATCAAGCGTCACGAGTTGCGTACGGACCCGATAGAGGCGATCCTGGAGCAACGAAACACCCCTCGTGCCGACACCAAGAGGAGTCCAGCTGAGATGATGATGAATCGAAAGCTTCGAACGATGGTACCTTCGCGCGTGAAAGCAGAGCCAAGTTGTGAATCGCGAGTGAATCGTAAGAAATCGGTGAAAAAATGGTTCGATCAAAAAGCGCACGATCAACCAAAGGTAAAAATCGGTCAATCAGTGTATTTCCATAAGCAGAGCAAAAAGCCCTGGCAGAAAGGCATAGTTGAAAATATCAATGGTGATCGATATATTTTGCGTAGTGAAGAAAGTGGGCTGTATGCCAGAAATCGTGTTCATATCCGTCCGACAAAAGTCGAAGTGCAGATTCGCGAGCAATCTCCGCCTCGTTATGGCGATATATATACTGGTAATCAAAGCGCGCCAAAGACGCCTGAAACTACTCGTATGACTGCAACCAATCAGAACCAACAGCAGCTTCGGAATCCGGCCCGAGTCGATACAACCTAAGGTCCCGCGGAAACATTCAAAGACCCCAGTGTCTTGAGGGTTTTGTGTGAAATCAATGAATAGTTTTCATATGTCTAAGACTGAAGATTAGATTTAAGGAACGAGATTTTAGCTACCAGCTTGATAATTCGATCAAAGTTTTAAAATGTCAAGAAATGACAAACtgtttgaacatgtttaattCTAGTCAAGTTTGTAAAAGTTTATATGTTTAGACTGCTCTAAGAGTGATTGCTGTTGTTAAGTGATCTTAGTTTTATAAGTTAAGACTATTTATAGAGTTCACACCATTGTCTTGATCATTTGAATTGATATTGTTAATGGATTTTAATAACATTGTTGTTACAGAAAGAGGGATGTTGATAGATATATGTTATATTGGAATGTAACCGAATGTAACATATTTCTATCAACATCCCTCTTTCTATTACTATTCGTAATAAAGTAATCAACAGTTTTATTGTTTGTAGCAATGCGTCCTGGCAGGGATTTGATCTATTGACATTAATAGTCCTTTTGACATGCAATACGGTGTTCTAACTGTAGAgtttattgaaattaatatagcaatgtaaataaaagcgACAGGTCCGTTTTTAAGAATAATAAAATTTCGTAAATGCTAGCAATCATCACAggattacatgcatacatactaGAAAGGTCATTGCTTGAATAATGGCGCCACAAAGGTAAGATGATAGTTCGCTATGATGTAAACTGAAAGCGCACGTTTGTGTTGTTCTTGTAAATTTCGCTTTAATAGGCCTTATTTAGGAATTAAGGAGACGATTGCTGATAGCATGTGAACAACAAGAAGCCATTGCTCGCAGCTAAATGGATTTCTTTCAAGTTAAACCCTTTTAACAGACtgcaaggtcgccgtggtgtaatggatatggtgtccgcttagcgaccgggaggtcacgggatcgatccccgctgtgggagcgttctttcgatcccccatatagacaccaagtactggttctaggcccaggaaacggactcgagagcatttcaaataagtaggaattactttctatgcaatcgagctaaaataaataggtttaaactaaactaaactaacaGACTGCAACATAAGAAGTGGATTCATAAGGGATTTCATACAGGTGACGATGGAAGTGACAGGCAATGCAAACTAAAAAGACACGGCAGTTTCTATAAGTTACATATTTATGTGGATTAGACCGTTGCTTAATGATGATGCTTAAAGACTCGGAAATCGCAGAGTACTATGTTTTCAGTAGCAATATTTGTTTAGAACAGACATATTATGAAAAGCATACCTCTAGCAACATGTGTTGTATGATATGCTGCGCTGTGAAGACTAGTTCATTGCAAGTTTAGcgtcatttaataataatttagtcCAGAAGTTAATACTTAACGTTACAAACCaaactttatggtattttttaaatttattaagtttaattATATTGACAATTCAATAGATTTCGAACCGCACTAGAAAATGTCCAAAAAGACAAATGCCCATAAATACTTCGAAGTTCTCgacctttaaataaaaattatttgaaaaccacCAATAATTATTGAGTCATACACATCTCGTGAATCCGGGCGGATGACTTGACTGTTGGACGGATAGACAGAAATAAAAGTGAGCGTTGCTTTgtgaaactgggcttaatgcatatgagtcAAGTCTAGTCTCATATCcatctatgcagtccgcacaaacACATCTGGGCGACACTTTGCGAAACTTTGTCATGGTATTTTACGTTAAGGGAAGTATCTTCGTATCGAAAATCCAGCATGGACGGAAAATTGAGTCCCTGGTTAGCCAGTGCTGAATTCACAGGCTAATTACTATACGCACATGtgtttagccccgttttcccagaccgagaGTCAAAGATAAACAGACCTTTTGATTACTAATTCGCTTCGGGGCCTGCTAAGGGGAATTCGATCACTAGGGGAACAGGACGTGTGTACAGATAATCGAGAGAACATCTGTCAACAGTGCAAACATTCACTGCTGATGATAATATTGACATACTCCCAGAGAAGAACACTTGCGTTATTTTTCTCGCATATAATCGGATTTATATTTAGCGAAAGTACTAAATTGGGTAAGACATATTCAACCAAAACTTGGTAAGGATATTAAGCAGTACGAAAAGTGGTAATCTTCAAGAAAAGAATGTTTTAAGCGATTTCTTTGTGGCATTGTAAGATCAATATACAACCAAGAAAAATAACAGGTTAATGAAAAAGACATTAAATCCAAACAAAGTTAACTAAAGCCGTCGGAAATGAAGCAGGTCTCAGGTCTCAGTTgcaaatgttttttatataaaatgtgcgACGTAATGAGACATTGTAAATGAGAACATGACATGGATCGTGGTTTACTTATCGAGCCTATGTATACGAGATGCACAATAGGAAGAGTTCCTTTGCCTACGGAAAGTATAACAGGTTTTCAAAATCCTTGTCTACAACCATACAAGCataatttaaatcaataatatGAATTTTCCTATAGAATTTGATCAAAATAGGACGCATTTATCAAGTTGTATTTTATAAACTCGACACTTAATTTGCACATTACTTGTTTTGTAAAGTATGAgagtaatacaaataaaaatttaatcGGCATAAACTTCAATTTAATAAATACGCGGTTAATTGGAGTGACAATTCTATCTTAAAGTAGAGAATATGGCTAGCCATTATAAGTCCGAGAGGAGTATGCATCTGTTACAATGTGTCGATACAGTAAATCGCAGATCAATTAAACGAAATGGCTTCTAGGTGTCCAAATGCTTTCAGCAATCGCTTATTTTATTCCCAAATAAGACATGTTATGGCGCAATTTGCCAGACAGTAGCAATTTACCGTTTTACCTTCCTTATCGGCTAATCAAATAACACCAACACGCGATGGAAATTGACGTAATACGACATGCAGCGTTTTTAACGAATGTCTGAAATGTCAGACGAAACGCCTAGATtacaacaacaataaatcaaagcgctgtaggcgctcaaggcctggggctaggtttagtgtgacgtaaaatgcatttatgatgttttgtccgaatttcgccctttgtccgaatttatacggattgaccctagcggttgagtgcagaagctcagagactgcaagaaaagacaatagttgtgtatatactacagtgtacatagacggtggaggacaacacgatactggttgtgggaacgataatcTTTTGTTCAACTGTACAGATCGGGTAGAGGtacgtctacataggcggtggagatatacaacaacatggccgcaaaaaaacatgttattgttGGCGTAAAATAAAAACCTTTCTATagcctaaaatagttttctattacataattaacagatcaggaaaacactcatacttcctttgtaatgtgtaaacaaaagaaaatccacttaagcccaagtctcacttttgccggtagagccccggtccatcccggtttgctaacgccgatcgaccggcgaggaccgggataaTTCGTAGACATTGTTTAACGCAGtaacactatttcccggtgccgccccggttgaagccggccaacagcccggcagagtcccagtcaacccggactggctacggtttatcccggtcaagccccggcagagccccggttgtcgccggtagtgccccggtgaaagccggcagcgtcccggcatagccccggttgtcgccggtagtgccccggtgaaagccggcagcgtcccggcagagccccggtataccgtaacaccgccggcactcaccgtgtccaTACcagcatcagaccccggcagagctacggcaacgctccggttttaccccggtcgtcgccggtaatgccccggcggagctccggtgaatgccggtggcattcCGTCAGAGCGCCGGATTTCTTATGTACCTatgtagctataccgggactctaacggcattcattaaaatgaaaaaaaaaaattgtatgaaaaagttaacgctttctgcgcagattgagggtgttgacatgttgattttctcttctttcttcgcatatttctaagtattgtggtattctgcattgataatgaatgtttaaatacaatataccgtatagtattttttttttgacattttcttttttgaaccccccaatttttttctcTCCATTTTTTGTGaactatttatttacaaaattcactgtaattcatccaaatgttgaacaaacaacacttttttagtatgtattaatagataaatgcataatatatacaaatatgatagtttataacatgtgacaaaaggagacaaaaggaataaagaaaaaattaacaaacaagtgatgtcatcatccttcgtAAACGAGAAAAAAtgcaatctctagtcacgagtctttttttaaaataaattgtcaaaaaacatggcaaaaggaaattacaatctgCGAACATAGAAATtatctacaatgtatgcttgactgaaaaataaagaaaacaagagctgtcagaggacagcgcgctcgactattcgagtgcttgacagtataacataagccatcatggggaaattgttcaaattattcaataaggtcaaggtaatagttcaggcatattttcaacaatctattgaacatttgtaaagacaaaaaacaaactaataacattTTTTTGTCAAGTTTTGTAGCAATAGCTTGGTGGgatgtttggacggtccttcattAATAAGGTAAATagatatttgttgtttgttttttaaccatgtttcaaagaaaaaaatatttttttgggctGGGTAAGAGGGGGGTTgagcgggggtataatgtggggtgtggtcatttattagacaatctttcaaaaaataaaaaataaaaaaaaatgtttttggggGGCGTGGAGGGTGCAGGGATTCTTGGTTGGGGTgtgggtattgttttgtttgggtggagtccattgtggtattcaggtaagtgttgtattgtcaaattatgaataaaatcttatcatacataaagaagttatgaaaatttaactagaatttattcttgtgaccttgagagtcaaggtcattcaaaggtcaaggtcacatttaacttgccaggtacagtacttTCAtgttagtaagaaaatatttgaagtttgaaagcaatagctttgatactttagaagtcaagtggatctaaacacaaaatttaagaaaatattcagttacttagacaaatagggccataattctacaaaatgcttgatacagttgtctgctcttgtttatagagtggggtcatgttggtaaaaaagtttgcaaaatatgaaagcaatatgtcaagggatattgagaatatttgaggtggtatgcaaactttaacatagatttatcaataatatgcatattcttagtgaaaaaaggacataattcttacaaaatgcttgatacagttgtctgctcttgttaaaaggttggggtcatgttggtaaagaagtatgcaaaatattaaagcaatatgtaaagggacatcGGAAATAtttgggtggtacgcaaactttaacattaatagtatgcatattctaagagaaaaaaaggccataattcatacaaaatgcttgatacagttctTTTCTCTTGTTTTAaggttgaggtcatgttggtaaagaagtatacaaaatattaaagcaatatgtcaagggacataggaaagatttggggtggtacgcaaactttaatattaataatatgcatattctaagtgaacaaagagccataattcttacaaaatgcttgatacagttgtctgctcttgtgtataggttggggtcatgttggtaaagaagtatgcacaatatttaagcaatatgtcaaggcacataggaaatatttggggtggtacgcaaactttaacatttgcacgctcacgctcacgccgacgccggggggagtaggatagctccactatatatatttcatatataatagtcgagctaaaaatggaggTCACCAGTGAAAACAAAAAGTTCCCGCTTTTTaatcaaggttaccccccttttccagaaacgccatactgaattttagatttttatatctgagcataaagatgagctaaatgttcaatttttttaataaacagatttaaaaaagaggaaaagcctatcataaactcataaacatataaacatacatacatctcatatatcatgtgtgagatggaacctactcagtgcagtaagatttgctaacctagtttgaaattgcacgtgtaATGCGTTCTTGttatgttacagggaaataagaacattaatactTAAGTAACAAGGCccatttaatcattcaatcaaacacgtttaaagaaaaatagatttattaatttatcaatgactagtgatactagtgatattaaaaattaaacttattatgacaaactaaacaaaaacatgatTGTCATGGTTGTTCTTTGAAGAAattcgacaggttggaataagtgtctccaaaagacgcttggcattggtgaccctgggctgaccgctagagttattcattatgaaaatgttcttgagaccatcgcgttcaaggatcattttaagatgcataaggttgaacacagagccagctataatatttatgttgttgcagcattgaacacatgactgtaaacaagaacactcagtgactgcaagttcctagatTTTTTCTgagttgaatttgagtccataatctgtctggtttcatttttcTCCATCACAGGTAATGactaatcagcatacaatgtaccactgaaaagataacaccattgtCCCTTTGAAgctgatatttgactagtacatgtagttatattcaggcagatcataagaacttcaataagtttcagtcgaagaaaattatgcataattgcaaattgtgtatgaataattttaaccatttttatttattaaaataaaactatttggtcttttcttatttatttggcttcaataagccttctcaaagttgtttctataaatttacaacattttcttcacgctatttaacaaaacaatcatatacagatgtcaaatacacaagcacttgtataggagtaagaactgacattagtgtttcatgagaagtgtgacataatccattatgatatgggtcatcgtttttatttattcagacattcacgacatagcatgtcattactagtattttatatgatacacccttttaaactggattaataagtacaagttagtgtaaacaccacatatatacattcttcatccaaatgttaataccaaatacatgtattattcctACTGGATCTGAAACTGACTattaatgttacattttatttattacttaaaacattggttctacattaacaatcacataaatcagttaCCTACatcgtttccatcttataagtatatctgctataaaggagatagttgcaacttgatgaatggtccttcccgcatgtatttccattttctttaagttcaattgatcattggaacatacagtgttgacaaaaagtaattaaccgttcctggaccaccaatgttgttgatcattgctgaaaagataataaatatgcagcattttaatttggataaccataatacataactTAGGTaacaagtagcagtcattggcatatcattttcagaatagtaattttagtatttgggacataatatacttttttgttctttgtttgaggaaaacatcattacttggtcataaaattcaaatatgctgtccttgatttccatgcatttacaacacaactttttccttacatggcatatttcctttttcaaaatgaaagcaaatatgagcccgattattgtggtaaaaatcactgacatggtgcacttttcctacaaaatctactttactccaattatgaataatgaaactgttatacttaaaaaaaaattgcataatccatgtaccttcctgttccgagctttgtgttgatagcaaaccAAGGCATTcttttcttgaaaagttgaagactcttctttacttgatgggttttgccgtacgataacccgttcacatggctacagtcatcacacaagcataaattcACTTTATCCTcttttactgctcaccaacaatattaaatgttgtatgtgacacgggttctaaacttTATTCTTGACAGTGGTCAACattttcaagcgtttgacattcgttttttcaggaatcgttttcttcataaatatcaacactgccatgcattagttgacgtttatcattaactccagtcacattaatatgaacaataataacacttttattaatctttctctttcaatatagcaaattgcgttttctttaaacgacccaatctgtcaggtacaatgtcggccatatttgttgtaaTTGTATTTAGCTTGCGGATcctacattttgtatttcatagcatatagaatattcgtagttttccgcacattcccggataacgttcggagtgacggatcTGTACGAAAGAAGGCGATATTGCATGAAGTTCATGAGAGTGCTAATACCtgaaaaaatgtatcagaaaaaatcttcttactgtctccgtagacactcgtatattttcggactagaccgtcaagtgaggaacttattctcgcatgaatatgcaaacaataataaaaactatgtcgtacccaatgctagcaattttgcttcaataatattttttacacgttttatgacactgtcatgttatatagtgatgttctgtccaatgcgggttattgagatctgcgaagaaattctttgcagggacctatttgtttgtattggtccctcttctttgattgcgcatgaatgaccgccaagtggtaaatcggacttttaggaattcattcattcgtggatgTTTTGGCAGCCAGAAATAtttgactgtctcagaaatttgtatcattactatgacGTTAGGGCCCGCCCCAGGCCAAACTGTCGCTTTCTCGAAATTGTGCACTTGACGTATTTCGGATTTCATAAGACGTTAAACAATTCACAGCATAAATGCGCGCGCGCAGTTTAGCAAATTGAGAGACATCATGCGTAATGTCACATAATCTTTGCGTCGCCATTATTCACGGTATGACACTTCTTACTTGTATTTGTGTAAACTTCTTATGTGTGCGGACTTCTTCTTCAATATGTTTTTTGAGCGGATGTATAAGGTTTGTCTGTATA containing:
- the LOC127840360 gene encoding uncharacterized protein LOC127840360 — protein: MDRRDRKTIFCPGMRAELKEFTKNCVQCEDRKPPPQQEKLKKHSDGLRPWDKVGSDLFQIQNRLYLFVVDFHSSFIEVDLLTAATSQQVIDKMKKHFARFGIPREPITDGGPQYMSTEFRNFTQKWGMKHHITSPNHTASNG